From Vicia villosa cultivar HV-30 ecotype Madison, WI unplaced genomic scaffold, Vvil1.0 ctg.000444F_1_1, whole genome shotgun sequence, a single genomic window includes:
- the LOC131628357 gene encoding uncharacterized protein LOC131628357: MVLFYVQRCKIYDQLAKDDETVDWSHIIQYNAARPRAVVCLWLVYHRRLATKSRLKRLGLLQEDVCSLCNEQEEDIDHLMLNCGVTKHVWPTILDWLEVKHKSGQWQVEKKWVVQNTKGKGYHSYMLKIAIAETVYGLWMYRNKCVFGTDANEDATKIVPRIIDSIVYRGWLKVKYRKRIGLLMM, encoded by the coding sequence ATGGTATTATTCTATGTGCAAAGATGTAAAATATATGACCAGTTGGCAAAAGATGATGAAACTGTGGATTGGAGTCACATTATTCAGTATAATGCCGCGCGGCCTAGAGCAGTTGTCTGTCTTTGGCTTGTGTACCATAGGAGGTTGGCGACAAAAAGTAGGCTCAAAAGGTTAGGCCTGCTGCAGGAGGATGTGTGTAGCCTGTGTAACGAGCAAGAGGAGGATATCGACCATCTGATGTTAAACTGTGGTGTTACAAAGCATGTGTGGCCGACGATTTTGGATTGGCTTGAGGTGAAACATAAGTCGGGTCAGTGGCAAGTGGAGAAAAAGTGGGTTGTGCAAAATACCAAAGGAAAAGGATACCATTCTTACATGCTGAAAATCGCTATTGCCGAAACTGTGTATGGTTTATGGATGTATCGCAACAAGTGTGTCTTTGGTACAGATGCTAATGAAGATGCAACAAAAATTGTTCCCAGGATCATAGACTCTATTGTATATAGAGGTTGGTTAAAAGTCAAATATAGGAAGAGAATAGGTTTGCTTATGATGTAA